The Corynebacterium comes genome window below encodes:
- a CDS encoding glycosyltransferase, with translation MKLDVNNTKTVIHVINGLGLGGAETMLYNVTRYGNSKSGFRHVVVSLGEGDHFIPLLRELDIEVVELRVRKSPIKTLREFNRIVRNSNVICSWSYHSNLLTIWPKFLYRPRLVWIINHQDTARKTNKLTTWLIMKMCATLSRSVDSIAYNGAAALKSHSHLGYRAREESVVPNGCDTKLYSPAAASRNYLNEVIGERLEGALTILSAARWHPIKDHATFIQAFAKVKRKSNERVVAVLCGPGVDDENVQLVDSLEGEDLEIGKDVFLLGSRNDLPQLMAICSLFVLHSKAEAFPNVLVQAMSSGAKIVSTDVGIVSELTNGAINPVPPNDPYALAREMLDQLNSLKPQRDLLGRDLRQIITDDYSITSVVSLYEKSIFGDAAE, from the coding sequence ATGAAACTTGATGTCAATAATACTAAAACTGTTATTCACGTTATAAACGGCCTAGGATTAGGCGGCGCGGAAACGATGCTCTATAACGTGACAAGGTATGGCAATTCTAAATCGGGATTTCGGCATGTGGTGGTTTCGCTAGGTGAGGGTGACCATTTTATTCCCCTCCTTCGAGAACTCGATATTGAAGTAGTCGAATTGCGCGTCCGCAAATCGCCCATAAAGACACTTAGGGAATTTAATAGAATCGTTCGCAATTCGAATGTGATTTGTTCATGGTCATACCATTCAAACTTGCTTACCATCTGGCCGAAGTTTCTTTACCGCCCGAGGTTGGTCTGGATTATTAATCATCAGGACACGGCTCGTAAGACTAATAAGTTAACTACTTGGCTAATCATGAAAATGTGCGCCACATTGAGTCGCTCTGTTGATTCAATTGCCTATAATGGAGCTGCTGCACTGAAGTCGCATTCGCATCTTGGATACCGGGCTAGGGAAGAATCTGTTGTACCTAACGGTTGCGATACTAAACTTTATTCCCCTGCAGCAGCCTCAAGAAATTACTTGAATGAAGTGATCGGTGAGCGACTGGAAGGGGCATTGACGATTCTTTCAGCCGCGCGGTGGCACCCTATTAAAGATCATGCAACTTTCATTCAAGCTTTCGCTAAAGTGAAAAGAAAGAGTAATGAGCGAGTAGTGGCAGTGCTCTGTGGTCCAGGAGTAGATGATGAAAACGTCCAACTTGTCGATTCGTTAGAGGGAGAAGATCTTGAGATTGGCAAAGACGTCTTCCTTCTGGGCTCTAGGAATGACCTTCCCCAGCTCATGGCCATCTGCTCTCTTTTTGTCTTGCATTCTAAGGCGGAAGCCTTTCCAAATGTCTTAGTGCAGGCGATGTCTTCGGGGGCGAAGATTGTCAGTACCGATGTGGGTATTGTTTCCGAATTGACTAATGGGGCCATTAATCCTGTCCCTCCGAATGACCCTTACGCCCTTGCGCGAGAGATGCTTGACCAGTTGAACTCTTTGAAACCGCAAAGAGATTTGCTGGGTAGGGATCTTCGCCAAATCATTACCGATGACTATTCAATTACAAGTGTAGTTTCTCTATATGAAAAGTCCATATTCGGCGATGCTGCAGAGTAA
- a CDS encoding EpsG family protein, whose protein sequence is MVDLAEKKRERDYPTNRPLPWRRLPCAYRFFIVILALFYGIVLATRPLLEFKDRLNYLNYFSVSDNLIERRLAGGVMSFLSNEPVWLLLARSAGEYFGPEVALRMLVGIPAAIVAFVALRFGPKDVFWIVLFLLIPLVIKNHVIHLRQGLAVAVFLFAYFLIRRTKLRILIICLCPFIHSSFFFIVILLLVSRLLRSPRVNFAFSFVIVLAACIVLAVSLPTLLTLSEARQALSLGVQSGGLSGLGFLFWIGILFLIFISGADSIRSAAFPFTLLIFYSATYFIFSYSGRVLESGVLVVLISLLNLPTSQRRMSLLAVLVFFVVTWAPRLGSPGFGWGL, encoded by the coding sequence GTGGTAGATCTCGCCGAAAAAAAGCGTGAGCGTGATTACCCAACGAATCGGCCTCTGCCTTGGCGGAGGCTTCCTTGTGCATACCGGTTTTTTATCGTTATCCTGGCCCTTTTTTATGGAATTGTGCTAGCCACGCGTCCTCTTCTTGAGTTTAAGGATCGACTAAACTACCTAAATTATTTCTCTGTCAGTGATAATCTAATTGAACGCCGTCTAGCAGGCGGTGTGATGTCGTTCCTTTCCAATGAACCCGTCTGGCTGCTGCTAGCTCGCTCGGCAGGAGAATATTTCGGGCCTGAAGTGGCGCTCAGAATGTTGGTGGGGATTCCGGCCGCTATCGTTGCCTTCGTTGCTCTGCGGTTTGGGCCCAAAGATGTTTTCTGGATTGTGCTTTTCTTGTTGATCCCCCTGGTGATCAAAAATCACGTTATCCATCTTCGTCAAGGCCTCGCCGTAGCGGTGTTTCTGTTTGCTTATTTCTTAATTCGGCGAACGAAACTTAGAATACTGATAATTTGTTTATGCCCATTTATTCACTCTTCTTTCTTCTTTATTGTCATACTCCTGTTGGTGTCTCGGTTGCTGCGATCTCCGAGGGTGAATTTTGCATTTTCCTTCGTCATCGTTCTTGCCGCATGCATAGTCCTGGCGGTTTCCCTGCCGACACTGCTCACTCTCTCTGAGGCCCGCCAGGCACTTTCTCTCGGAGTTCAAAGCGGAGGTTTAAGCGGACTCGGTTTTTTGTTTTGGATCGGAATTCTGTTTCTCATTTTTATTTCCGGTGCGGATTCTATACGTAGTGCAGCCTTTCCCTTTACGCTGTTGATATTCTACAGTGCAACTTACTTTATCTTTTCCTATTCAGGGCGAGTTCTCGAAAGCGGGGTTTTGGTCGTACTTATCTCGCTTCTTAATTTGCCTACTAGTCAACGAAGAATGTCCTTGTTGGCAGTTTTGGTGTTCTTCGTGGTGACGTGGGCTCCTCGCCTAGGTAGTCCCGGATTTGGGTGGGGCTTATAA
- a CDS encoding glycosyltransferase, producing MRRNTANSKTITLFVPTLGGGGAERVMIMIANGLAEKGMKIDLVTGNAKGSYRESVSNKVNLIDFGVSRLLYSMPFLASYLWKNKPGTVLSALDHANIANALLSRLLTPKTKVIVSVHNSLQAGAPTNKMIPRLVNLLNRWVYAHADQVVSVSQGIRDQLLERYRLDPLRVTTIYNPLDIEFISKLSDAPSGNEWLDHSDLPVVMGIGRLTEQKNFELLIRSFSLVNERLPSRLIVLGEGQERERLERIIKELNLEKDVLMPGFVANPFAWLGKCSVFVLSSKWEGLPGVLLEALACGAQVVSTDCKTGPEEILEGGKWGPLVTIGDQHGLADAIIEILECEEPIDTRIRALDFSKERAVVSYFEIITRGDE from the coding sequence TTGCGCAGAAATACGGCAAACTCTAAGACCATTACATTATTTGTACCTACCCTAGGCGGCGGGGGGGCTGAGCGTGTGATGATTATGATTGCAAATGGCTTAGCGGAGAAAGGAATGAAAATAGATTTAGTAACGGGAAATGCGAAAGGGTCATATCGCGAATCCGTTTCAAACAAGGTTAATCTGATCGACTTTGGCGTGTCCAGGTTACTCTATTCGATGCCGTTCTTGGCAAGCTATCTTTGGAAGAACAAGCCGGGGACGGTGCTTTCTGCACTCGACCACGCGAATATCGCAAACGCTCTTCTCTCTAGGTTACTGACACCAAAGACCAAAGTTATAGTTTCAGTACATAACTCGCTTCAGGCGGGTGCACCAACTAATAAAATGATCCCGCGCCTGGTAAATCTGCTCAACAGATGGGTGTATGCCCACGCTGATCAGGTGGTTTCAGTTTCTCAGGGAATCCGAGATCAACTGCTTGAGCGTTATCGGTTAGATCCCTTACGTGTCACCACTATCTACAATCCTCTCGATATCGAATTTATCTCAAAACTGTCCGACGCGCCGTCGGGAAATGAGTGGCTTGATCATTCCGATTTGCCTGTGGTTATGGGTATTGGGCGTTTGACTGAACAGAAGAATTTTGAGTTGTTAATTAGATCTTTCTCTTTAGTTAATGAACGTCTTCCGTCCAGGTTAATTGTCCTCGGAGAAGGGCAAGAGCGCGAGCGCTTGGAACGTATTATCAAGGAATTGAACCTAGAAAAGGACGTCTTAATGCCAGGGTTTGTAGCAAACCCCTTTGCTTGGTTGGGTAAGTGCTCGGTGTTTGTTCTCTCATCTAAGTGGGAGGGCCTACCTGGTGTTTTGCTCGAAGCTCTTGCCTGCGGAGCTCAGGTAGTTTCCACAGACTGCAAAACCGGTCCTGAAGAAATTCTTGAGGGAGGGAAGTGGGGCCCACTCGTGACAATAGGTGATCAGCATGGCCTCGCTGACGCAATTATCGAGATCCTGGAGTGCGAAGAACCGATTGATACGAGGATTCGAGCTCTGGATTTCTCCAAAGAGCGTGCGGTTGTTTCCTATTTTGAAATAATCACACGGGGCGATGAGTAG
- a CDS encoding glycosyltransferase translates to MNKTSAESDRKLVVGVTVGASAFSLLRGQLEWFRLSGWEVTLVSTPDEAAKRAAERERVPLIGIHMHRGISPVEDIVSLAKWLRMLRTHRPTAVNVGTPKAALLGALAAWLVRVPRRLYVVRGLRLEGTSGPLSWLLWCMEKLTMRLATDVLYVSKSLAQEAGRRRLLPKHKAWLIGSGSSNGVNAQAILERAESVDRNALRTELGFKSDDFVAGFIGRITRDKGIDTLLRALRAPSLRNDVRGLLIGQVEDPSLAEEIKSLGDRIKSVPWTNDVWGHLPAMDALCLPTLREGFPNVVLEAAAAGVPTITTRATGAIDSVVPGKTGILIEVGDYQALVNGLNELCNDSVLCRRLGQAAKKRAFEEYTQENIWKGLQEIMTGQNTPEHASRACQEGVEVSRS, encoded by the coding sequence ATGAATAAGACGTCAGCAGAAAGTGATCGCAAGCTCGTCGTAGGTGTAACTGTGGGCGCCAGCGCATTCTCGCTGCTTCGGGGGCAGCTTGAGTGGTTTAGGCTATCTGGATGGGAGGTGACCCTGGTATCAACTCCAGATGAAGCCGCTAAGCGCGCTGCCGAAAGGGAAAGAGTACCCCTTATCGGGATTCATATGCATCGCGGGATCTCGCCAGTGGAAGATATCGTTTCTCTAGCGAAATGGCTACGCATGTTGAGAACGCACCGTCCAACTGCAGTAAACGTCGGAACGCCGAAGGCAGCCCTATTGGGTGCTCTCGCAGCTTGGCTCGTTCGAGTCCCGCGCCGTCTCTACGTGGTGCGAGGGCTCCGTCTCGAAGGGACCTCCGGACCACTCAGTTGGCTACTCTGGTGCATGGAGAAGCTAACAATGCGGCTGGCCACTGATGTCTTATATGTGAGTAAATCTCTGGCGCAGGAAGCAGGCAGGCGGCGCCTCTTGCCAAAGCATAAAGCTTGGCTCATCGGTTCTGGCAGCAGTAATGGTGTCAACGCTCAAGCGATTCTTGAACGTGCAGAATCTGTAGATCGAAATGCTCTCAGGACTGAATTGGGTTTCAAATCCGATGATTTCGTTGCAGGATTCATTGGGCGCATAACCCGAGACAAAGGTATAGACACGCTTTTACGTGCCCTTCGCGCTCCAAGTTTACGCAATGATGTCCGAGGCCTCCTGATCGGTCAGGTTGAAGACCCATCTCTTGCTGAGGAGATTAAGTCTCTAGGTGATCGGATTAAGAGCGTGCCGTGGACTAATGACGTGTGGGGTCATCTCCCCGCTATGGATGCTTTGTGCCTCCCCACGCTGCGGGAAGGATTCCCTAATGTTGTACTTGAGGCAGCCGCAGCGGGTGTCCCAACAATCACTACGCGGGCTACCGGTGCCATAGACTCAGTAGTTCCGGGGAAGACGGGCATTTTAATCGAAGTAGGGGATTATCAAGCTTTAGTCAATGGCTTGAACGAACTTTGTAATGACAGCGTCCTATGCCGTCGGCTAGGCCAAGCGGCGAAGAAACGTGCCTTTGAGGAGTACACACAGGAGAATATTTGGAAAGGCCTTCAGGAAATCATGACCGGTCAAAACACTCCTGAGCATGCTTCTAGAGCGTGCCAAGAGGGCGTGGAGGTTTCCCGTTCATGA
- a CDS encoding acetyltransferase — protein MRASKQVVVVGASGFGREALDVIQAMQGNGTSVEVVGVVDDAPSLVNLERLADRQVLYLGTIEEWLANDVSHISFVLGIGNPDVRRRLAERMESAGMSPFTAIHPSAIIGSRSNLGPGAVVCAGAVIATNVQFGQYVHINPNVTIGHDAVLHDYVSINPAAVISGEVSIQNEVLVGAAAIVLQNLTVGERTIVGAAALVTKNVPKSVVVTGVPGAWNE, from the coding sequence ATGCGTGCGAGTAAACAGGTCGTGGTCGTCGGTGCATCTGGGTTTGGCCGTGAGGCTCTCGACGTCATCCAAGCCATGCAGGGCAATGGAACTTCCGTTGAAGTTGTGGGAGTCGTCGATGACGCTCCATCACTGGTCAATTTGGAGCGCTTAGCAGATCGACAAGTCTTATATTTGGGCACCATCGAGGAATGGTTAGCTAATGACGTCAGTCATATAAGCTTTGTGTTGGGAATCGGCAATCCTGACGTGCGTCGAAGACTGGCGGAACGCATGGAAAGCGCAGGAATGTCCCCGTTCACCGCGATTCATCCGAGCGCCATCATTGGCAGTAGATCAAATCTTGGTCCTGGTGCGGTGGTGTGTGCCGGCGCAGTGATTGCCACGAATGTTCAATTCGGACAGTATGTGCACATCAATCCGAACGTGACCATAGGCCATGATGCAGTGTTGCACGACTATGTTTCGATCAATCCCGCTGCTGTGATCTCGGGTGAGGTCAGCATCCAAAACGAAGTCTTGGTAGGGGCCGCTGCCATAGTCCTCCAAAATCTAACTGTAGGCGAACGAACAATCGTCGGAGCTGCAGCGCTCGTGACGAAGAATGTTCCAAAAAGTGTAGTGGTCACGGGTGTACCAGGAGCTTGGAATGAATAA
- a CDS encoding sugar transferase — translation MQHNQRRIDAIKRSFDIGASAFGLVITAPVQAGVAALVLATHGKPVLFRQERPGKDGKIFELVKFRTMLLPDENHATDEERLTAVGRILRSTSLDELPTLWNVLKGDMSLIGPRPLLVSYLGQYSPEQARRHEVRPGITGLAQVRGRNAVSWEERFQFDIEYVDNRSLALDLKILLQTVRSVLQREGINQEGHATMTPFVGSETKGGSDACE, via the coding sequence ATGCAGCATAACCAGCGACGTATAGATGCGATTAAGCGATCATTCGACATCGGGGCGAGCGCTTTTGGACTCGTCATTACGGCCCCCGTTCAGGCTGGAGTAGCAGCCCTAGTGCTCGCCACACACGGCAAGCCAGTCCTTTTTCGTCAGGAACGCCCAGGCAAGGACGGAAAAATCTTCGAGCTGGTGAAGTTCCGAACCATGCTGCTTCCAGATGAGAATCATGCCACGGATGAGGAGAGGCTAACAGCAGTGGGGCGTATTCTCCGCTCTACCAGCCTTGATGAACTGCCAACCCTGTGGAATGTGCTCAAGGGAGACATGAGCCTGATTGGCCCCCGTCCGCTTCTAGTCAGCTACCTAGGGCAGTACTCACCAGAACAAGCGCGCCGACACGAGGTACGCCCGGGGATCACCGGATTGGCGCAGGTCCGAGGACGAAACGCAGTGTCATGGGAGGAACGTTTTCAGTTTGATATCGAGTACGTCGACAACCGCAGTTTAGCTTTAGATCTTAAAATCCTCCTACAGACCGTGCGCTCAGTCCTTCAACGGGAAGGTATTAACCAAGAAGGGCACGCAACGATGACCCCCTTTGTTGGATCCGAAACCAAAGGGGGTTCCGATGCGTGCGAGTAA
- a CDS encoding DegT/DnrJ/EryC1/StrS family aminotransferase, with protein sequence MSNDKIYLSSPDVTDLEEEALVRAIRSGWIAPLGPEVDAFEAELAEYCGRSHAVALSSGTAALHLGLLTLGVGPGDLVLTSSLTFAATANAIVYTGAEPVFVDADETGNMNPDLLEEAFETLESEGRTVKAVVPVDLLGKVVDHERIGEIASRYGAVVLSDAAESLGATRNGRSAGSFGVAAAVSFNGNKIMTTSGGGALLTDDEDFADHVRYLATQARQPVVHYEHTDIGYNYRMSNILAALGRAQLSRLDSMIERRCQHRLRYRRLFQDVPGVSMFGEPSGVDGGDTRDNFWLSSVVIAPDDAGFAAEDLRSALAAAEIEARPLWKPMHMQPVYAHSREFSDGTGERLFRTGLSLPSGSVLDNEQVERITGTISQFLEAKNAA encoded by the coding sequence ATGAGCAACGACAAAATCTATCTCTCTTCCCCGGATGTGACAGACCTCGAGGAAGAAGCACTGGTGCGTGCCATCCGCTCCGGATGGATCGCCCCCCTAGGGCCGGAGGTTGACGCCTTCGAAGCCGAACTCGCTGAATACTGCGGACGCTCACATGCTGTCGCATTGTCCTCTGGCACCGCTGCACTGCACCTCGGTCTACTGACGCTGGGTGTGGGACCGGGCGACCTGGTGCTCACCTCATCGCTCACCTTCGCCGCCACGGCCAATGCCATCGTGTACACAGGTGCGGAGCCGGTGTTCGTGGATGCCGACGAGACCGGCAACATGAATCCGGATCTGCTGGAGGAAGCTTTCGAGACACTGGAGAGCGAAGGCCGAACAGTCAAGGCTGTTGTTCCGGTTGACTTGTTGGGCAAGGTTGTCGATCACGAGCGCATTGGTGAGATAGCATCCCGTTACGGTGCGGTCGTGCTTTCCGACGCCGCGGAATCTCTTGGTGCTACCCGCAACGGTAGGTCCGCAGGTTCCTTCGGTGTAGCGGCTGCTGTCTCCTTCAACGGCAACAAGATCATGACGACTTCTGGTGGAGGAGCCCTTCTCACCGACGACGAAGACTTTGCGGATCACGTGCGCTACCTGGCTACCCAGGCGCGACAGCCTGTGGTCCATTACGAGCACACGGATATCGGTTACAACTACCGGATGTCGAACATCCTCGCCGCGTTGGGCCGGGCCCAGCTTTCCCGCCTGGACAGCATGATCGAGCGCCGGTGCCAGCACAGACTTCGATACCGTCGGTTGTTCCAGGACGTCCCGGGGGTCAGTATGTTCGGGGAGCCCTCCGGCGTGGATGGAGGGGACACACGAGATAACTTCTGGCTCTCGTCTGTGGTGATCGCGCCGGACGATGCGGGTTTCGCAGCTGAAGATCTGCGTTCGGCTCTGGCAGCCGCCGAGATTGAAGCTCGGCCTTTGTGGAAACCGATGCACATGCAGCCTGTGTACGCACATAGCCGAGAATTCTCCGACGGAACCGGCGAAAGGTTGTTTCGCACTGGACTATCTCTGCCGAGTGGATCCGTCCTTGACAATGAACAGGTGGAGCGAATCACGGGAACCATTTCCCAATTCTTGGAGGCCAAAAATGCAGCATAA
- a CDS encoding polysaccharide biosynthesis protein, which yields MKLPVGRILYIVDVLVWMLAMLVAAILRYEFTFGDINWNAYVGFVLGAAVLQLVFGLVFNLYRKGMRFRAGGFEDTLSVSLAAGVVGSILWIISLIFGGVWEISRGIMLIATPGALILMLGVRFIARLIVRNSRKPGPDSAPALILGGGYVGTNLIRWMMSDPSSPYRPVGVIDDDPNLAKRKIRDVPVVGTFADIECAAERTGAEVLIVAVSAADAALLRRIQDVADRSGLSVKVMPPIGHVVANGVHVGDLRDLSIEDLLGRQPVETNVSEIAQYLMGKRVLVTGAGGSIGAQLCTEIAKYGPAELIMLDRDETGLQQALINVHGNGLLDTDAVVLADIREPDTLKQIFLDRRPEVVFHAAALKHLPMLEQYPDEAWKTNVLGTLNVLNAAEAADVETFVNISTDKAANPTSVLGHSKRVAEKLTGWFGQETDKNYLSVRFGNVIGSRGSMLPTFIRLIDEDKPLTVTHPDVTRYFMTIPEACQLVLQAGGIGRAGEVLILDMGEPVSILEIAKRMIAMSGKNIEIVFTGLREGEKLHEELVGAGEREDRPFHPKISHADVNILAPENLDKDGFMGRIGKLAYAEKEATR from the coding sequence ATGAAGCTCCCGGTGGGACGAATCCTCTACATCGTCGACGTCCTCGTATGGATGCTGGCCATGCTCGTGGCAGCGATCCTGCGGTACGAGTTTACATTCGGGGACATCAACTGGAATGCCTACGTAGGCTTCGTCCTCGGGGCAGCCGTGCTCCAGCTGGTTTTCGGCCTAGTTTTCAATCTCTACCGCAAGGGGATGAGATTCCGCGCGGGAGGATTCGAGGACACTCTCTCGGTTTCTCTGGCCGCAGGGGTTGTAGGCAGCATTTTGTGGATCATTTCCCTCATCTTCGGCGGGGTATGGGAGATCTCCCGCGGCATCATGCTGATCGCCACTCCCGGTGCGCTGATACTGATGCTGGGGGTCCGCTTCATTGCGCGTCTCATTGTCAGGAACTCCCGCAAACCCGGTCCCGATTCCGCGCCGGCGCTCATTCTCGGCGGAGGGTACGTGGGAACCAACCTGATCCGGTGGATGATGTCAGACCCGTCGTCTCCGTACCGCCCGGTCGGGGTAATCGATGATGACCCGAACCTGGCGAAAAGGAAGATTCGGGACGTACCTGTCGTCGGAACGTTCGCCGATATCGAGTGCGCTGCGGAGCGCACGGGCGCCGAGGTCCTCATCGTTGCTGTCAGCGCCGCTGACGCTGCCCTTTTGCGTCGGATCCAGGATGTCGCCGATAGAAGCGGACTTTCTGTTAAGGTCATGCCTCCGATCGGACATGTGGTCGCCAATGGAGTACACGTTGGAGACCTCCGGGATCTCTCGATCGAGGATCTGCTCGGTCGCCAGCCGGTGGAGACGAACGTCTCGGAGATCGCCCAGTATCTGATGGGCAAGCGAGTGCTGGTGACAGGTGCTGGTGGGTCCATCGGCGCGCAGCTGTGCACGGAGATCGCCAAGTACGGTCCCGCGGAACTGATCATGCTGGACAGGGATGAGACCGGTCTGCAGCAAGCACTCATCAACGTTCACGGCAACGGCCTCTTGGACACGGACGCAGTCGTCCTCGCGGACATCCGTGAGCCTGACACCCTGAAGCAGATCTTCCTGGACCGTCGACCGGAGGTGGTTTTCCACGCGGCTGCTCTGAAGCATCTGCCGATGCTGGAGCAGTACCCGGATGAGGCATGGAAGACCAATGTCCTGGGCACGCTGAACGTTCTGAATGCGGCAGAAGCCGCTGACGTGGAGACCTTCGTCAACATTTCCACAGACAAAGCAGCGAACCCTACCAGCGTGCTCGGACACTCGAAGAGAGTGGCTGAGAAGCTCACGGGTTGGTTCGGCCAGGAGACTGACAAGAACTATCTTTCCGTTCGCTTCGGCAATGTCATCGGTAGCCGGGGATCGATGCTCCCTACCTTCATCCGTCTTATTGATGAAGACAAACCGCTTACCGTGACCCATCCGGACGTCACCCGCTACTTCATGACCATCCCGGAAGCCTGCCAGCTGGTTCTGCAGGCCGGCGGCATCGGCCGGGCAGGAGAGGTTCTGATCCTGGATATGGGTGAGCCGGTCAGCATCCTGGAGATTGCCAAGCGCATGATCGCGATGTCCGGTAAGAACATTGAGATCGTCTTTACTGGGCTTCGCGAAGGCGAGAAGCTCCACGAGGAGCTCGTAGGGGCAGGGGAGCGCGAGGACCGGCCCTTCCACCCGAAGATCTCCCACGCGGACGTCAATATTCTCGCGCCCGAAAATCTGGACAAGGACGGTTTCATGGGCAGGATCGGAAAACTCGCCTACGCAGAAAAGGAGGCCACCCGATGA
- a CDS encoding arsenate reductase/protein-tyrosine-phosphatase family protein codes for MRNSFSILTVCTGNICRSPLAEQLLVTQLRNIPEITISSAGTRALVGEPMFATTQEIAHSYGAETTEAHRARQVNETLLESSDLILAMTRDHRRAVVELSPRVTRRVFTVREFARLAEVTTDDVLASEIARTGESPVDRLRAAVKAVTLSRNILPLLADRAEEDVIDPYQREKKVHEASAQQLTPAVDAVVSLLRRSVEGAL; via the coding sequence ATGCGAAATAGCTTCTCAATTCTCACGGTCTGCACCGGGAACATCTGCCGATCGCCTCTGGCTGAGCAGCTGCTGGTGACTCAGTTGAGGAATATCCCCGAGATCACCATCAGCTCAGCCGGTACCCGGGCGCTGGTGGGGGAGCCGATGTTTGCGACTACCCAGGAGATCGCCCATTCTTACGGCGCGGAGACCACTGAAGCGCATCGGGCACGGCAGGTGAACGAAACCCTTCTGGAGTCTTCGGACCTGATCCTGGCAATGACGCGCGATCACCGTCGCGCGGTCGTGGAACTGAGTCCCCGAGTCACACGTCGCGTGTTCACCGTCCGTGAATTCGCCCGGCTTGCGGAGGTGACCACCGATGACGTTCTCGCCTCCGAAATTGCCCGGACCGGGGAATCACCGGTGGACAGGCTTCGTGCAGCAGTGAAAGCAGTCACCCTCAGCCGTAATATTCTCCCGTTGCTCGCGGACCGGGCTGAGGAAGACGTGATTGACCCCTATCAACGTGAAAAGAAAGTCCACGAGGCCTCGGCGCAGCAACTCACGCCGGCAGTGGACGCAGTGGTGTCCCTGCTGAGGCGGTCTGTGGAAGGTGCTCTCTAA
- a CDS encoding polysaccharide biosynthesis tyrosine autokinase — translation MELREYLSILRKSWVLVVVFAILGLGAGAGASLLATPEYQSRTQLYVSVRSDGGTSSELVQGANYSRQIVNSYVAVVKTSVVLDPVVEQLQLDMTGAELATYVSAASPADSALINITASSPSSEQAALIANAVGESFQEVVRTQLEPETESGASPVSLTTTQNALVPSAPVSPNVLINLALGLLVGLAVGYGIAILRTVLDRRIHSAQDIEQITDKPILGRIIDDPDVEKNRLIVNSMPNSPRAESFRALRTNLQFLNGGSKGRVFVITSPSPSEGKTTTSLNLAFTLAQTGSRVALVEGDLRLPTFAQYLGIEGGAGLTDVLIGRAGLDDVLQRWGQNEFFVLPAGRIPPNPSELLGSAEMEKTLQTLREQFDYVIIDAPPALAVTDAAVLGKMAAGLLVVVAASSTTKQELEGALQSLETAGTDVLGLVATMVPSKKPDGYSYGYGYGRAVTTDAVDSSPGNEQSQATVDQALRGAHAK, via the coding sequence ATGGAACTACGCGAGTATCTCTCAATCCTCCGCAAGAGTTGGGTACTCGTCGTAGTATTTGCCATTCTCGGGCTCGGGGCGGGAGCCGGTGCGTCTCTCCTGGCGACCCCCGAGTACCAGTCCCGCACCCAGCTCTACGTATCCGTTCGTTCCGACGGCGGGACCAGCAGCGAGCTCGTGCAGGGAGCCAACTACTCCCGTCAGATTGTCAACAGCTATGTCGCCGTGGTCAAGACCAGTGTGGTGTTGGACCCGGTGGTTGAGCAGCTGCAGTTGGACATGACGGGAGCCGAGCTGGCCACGTATGTGAGCGCGGCCTCTCCCGCAGACTCCGCCCTCATCAACATCACGGCCAGCAGCCCGTCGTCCGAGCAGGCTGCCTTGATCGCGAACGCGGTGGGGGAGAGCTTCCAGGAGGTCGTCCGCACCCAGCTCGAGCCGGAGACGGAGAGCGGCGCCAGCCCCGTCAGCCTCACCACCACGCAGAACGCCCTGGTGCCTTCTGCGCCGGTGAGCCCCAACGTCCTGATCAATCTGGCGCTGGGCCTCCTGGTTGGTCTCGCCGTGGGCTACGGCATCGCCATTCTCCGGACCGTGCTGGATCGACGGATCCACTCCGCGCAGGACATTGAACAGATCACGGATAAGCCGATTCTCGGTCGGATCATTGATGATCCTGATGTGGAGAAGAACCGGCTCATCGTCAATTCCATGCCGAACAGCCCCCGCGCCGAATCTTTCCGCGCGCTGCGGACGAACCTCCAGTTCCTCAACGGCGGTTCCAAGGGCCGTGTCTTCGTCATCACCTCGCCCAGCCCCAGTGAGGGTAAAACGACCACGTCCCTCAACCTGGCCTTCACCCTGGCCCAGACGGGATCGCGTGTGGCGCTTGTGGAGGGTGATCTCCGCCTCCCGACATTCGCTCAGTATCTGGGTATCGAAGGTGGCGCCGGCCTCACCGATGTTCTCATCGGCCGCGCTGGTCTGGATGACGTTCTTCAGCGCTGGGGGCAGAACGAGTTCTTCGTCCTGCCGGCGGGCCGGATCCCCCCCAACCCCAGCGAACTCCTCGGTTCCGCGGAGATGGAGAAGACCCTTCAGACGCTCCGGGAGCAGTTCGACTACGTGATCATCGATGCGCCTCCTGCTCTCGCAGTGACGGATGCGGCTGTGCTCGGAAAGATGGCTGCCGGTCTGCTGGTGGTCGTCGCGGCTAGCTCGACCACGAAGCAGGAACTCGAGGGCGCGTTGCAGTCGCTGGAAACCGCCGGAACCGATGTCCTAGGACTGGTCGCCACGATGGTGCCCTCCAAGAAGCCTGACGGTTACAGCTATGGATACGGCTACGGCCGCGCAGTCACCACCGATGCGGTCGACTCAAGTCCAGGGAACGAACAGTCACAGGCAACCGTGGACCAGGCGCTGAGGGGGGCACATGCGAAATAG